One segment of Leptodactylus fuscus isolate aLepFus1 chromosome 7, aLepFus1.hap2, whole genome shotgun sequence DNA contains the following:
- the ZC3H6 gene encoding zinc finger CCCH domain-containing protein 6 translates to MAFESLFSRPPNPAPDTHMTECQHAGDERKEGELEDGEIDDAGFEEEKTEEVKEEPKEEEEEPQEEKSHKKSRKRKKKVKGKKKRRHKTKHKHSAPSSDDSSDYSSDDDHAERPRKPPMYRDYDSHYKYHGHGNYMSSSKSMHSKKNPPDYDNYSNYSDGNYNEEDEEDYAEQLKHYRQAKENPDMSEPPYKKPAMKGMPAGPDQKGFYYGRGLGPHKKPIHKDRGRGRGAHKGPNPYYQDGFQEENKPVKKWVAMSQEFINQHTVERKGKQICKYFLEGRCIKGDQCKFDHDAEIEKKKEICKFYIQGYCTRGENCIYMHSEFPCKFHHTGTKCYQGDNCKFSHDPLTDETRELLHKVLNTEEEVQHDIDEEMEEVPRHGSKFYNQPYMQYQGNHPSMYNSEPLPEPGPLPPPPMYGNSGMNASFNPSAPPSHGMNHQREGPNVHAPPYHHAVDEQPHGMQQQNSYQPGQSASGYYENYYSQQAVHNVKTSSVPEAMHKVLFSRLGKTMDGADSSQPPPQRSMSREEDEFANWYSSEEEDGSGVSSILKTLRNQTKLARNSSTEQQSAPQSCDPRLAKDRAGGGQSFDPRLRLNQGQSPAHHAESVPADPRIARDPRKVKPESPAISHLPHSTSSVKQKGMDDEDEDAERELREKTAIIPLEMLPGVSLRDPRCKLRQFSHIKMDVVLSKPNFAKLVVWAPEDLLPVPPPKPDPVSSINLPLPPLIADQRLNKSRPLVTEVHQTASDPRLERVDPRLEQKAKQASISAKGSYMEPVDSHVTINKMNDPRLQKGLQSRLHRSPSSDSQHGTTREPLSPKGDPRLAARSSISSPPTSVRPVQEALSSYAPKVSPSSSRLSSPGSILKNISLYSQRDGTTTSADTVPLPVGENGDHQKKTVDADKPNKSETEETEETQQPTVKSQEDTEDKIDCPADKTEATNKTTTSQACPPPAVHNLPVSALAGLIRPQYSDPRQIKPAAPVNQAQDTTTEGEGDDKPLKDVFKTFDPTASPFC, encoded by the exons GAAGGAGGGCGAGTTGGAAGATGGTGAAATAGACGATGCGGGATTTGAGGAGGAAAAAACAGAAGAAGTCAAAGAAGAgccgaaagaagaagaggaggaaccaCAAGAGGAAAAGTCTCATAAGAAGTCAAGGAAACGGAAAAAGAAAGTGAAAGGAAAGAAGAAGCGGCGACATAAAACCAAGCACAAG CACAGCGCGCCATCCAGCGATGATAGCTCAGACTACAGCTCAGACGATGACCATGCCGAGAGGCCGCGCAAACCTCCCATGTACAGAGATTACGACTCCCATTATAAATAT CATGGACATGGGAATTACATGAGCTCCTCGAAATCTATGCATAGCAAGAAAAACCCACCCGACTACGACAACTACAGCAATTACAGTGATGGCAATTAcaatgaggaggatgaggaggattaTGCCGAACAGCTGAAACATTATAGGCAAGCCAAGGAAAACCCTGACATGAGCGAACCACCTTATAAGAAGCCAGCCATGAAAGGGATGCCAGCAG GACCTGACCAGAAAGGCTTTTACTATGGACGAGGCCTTGGTCCACACAAGAAACCGATACATAAAGATCGAGGCAGAGGAAGAGGGGCTCATAAAGGCCCAAACCCTTATTATCAAGATGGATTCCAAGAG GAGAACAAACCCGTGAAGAAATGGGTGGCCATGAGTCAGGAATTCATCAACCAGCACACGGTGGAGCGCAAAGGGAAGCAGATCTGCAAGTATTTCTTGGAAGGGCGTTGTATCAAG GGAGATCAATGCAAGTTTGATCATGATGCAGAAATAGAAAAGAAGAAGGAAATCTGCAAGTTTTATATACAAGGCTATTGTACAAGAGGAGAGAACTGCATCTATATGCATA GTGAATTTCCTTGTAAGTTCCACCATACAGGGACCAAGTGCTACCAAGGAGACAACTGCAAATTTTCTCATGACCCTCTTACTGATGAAACCAGAGAGTTACTGCACAAG GTTCTAAACACTGAAGAAGAAGTGCAGCATGATATTGACGAGGAAATGGAAGAAGTGCCCCGGCACGG GTCAAAGTTTTACAACCAACCCTATATGCAATACCAAGGAAATCACCCATCTATGTACAACTCGGAGCCACTGCCCGAACCAGGACCCCTGCCTCCACCTCCTATGTATGGGAACTCGGGCATGAACGCATCATTTAACCCCTCCGCACCTCCAAGCCATGGCATGAACCATCAGAGAGAAGGGCCCAATGTACATGCACCCCCGTACCACCACGCTGTAGACGAGCAGCCGCATGGGATGCAACAACAAAACAGTTACCAGCCCGGACAAAGCGCCTCTGGATATTATgagaactactactcccagcaggctGTCCATAATGTCAAAACTTCCAGCGTACCTGAAG CTATGCATAAAGTTTTATTTTCAAGACTGGGGAAAACCATGGATGGCGCAGACAGCAGTCAGCCTCCGCCACAGAGATCCATGAGCAGAGAAGAGG atGAATTTGCAAACTGGTACAGCAGTGAGGAAGAGGATGGTAGTGGCGTGAGTTCCATCTTAAAAACACTACGTAACCAAACCAAACTCGCCAGGAACAGCTCCACTGAGCAGCAGTCAGCCCCTCAGAGCTGTGACCCAAGGTTGGCCAAAGACAGGGCTGGGGGAGGTCAGTCATTTGATCCTAGACTAAGACTTAACCAGGGGCAGAGTCCTGCCCATCACGCTGAGAGTGTCCCAGCTGACCCAAGAATCGCACGCGACCCTAGGAAGGTGAAGCCCGAGAGTCCTGCTATCAGTCACCTTCCTCACTCTACAAGTAGTGTCAAGCAGAAAGGGATGGATGACGAAGATGAAGACGCTGAAAGGGAACTAAGGGAGAAAACCGCCATCATACCATTAGAAATGTTACCAGGCGTAAGTTTAAGAGACCCGCGTTGTAAGCTGAGGCAGTTCAGCCACATTAAAATGGATGTTGTACTGTCCAAACCCAACTTTGCTAAACTCGTCGTCTGGGCACCAGAGGATCTGCTCCCAGTCCCCCCTCCGAAACCTGATCCAGTGTCATCCATAAATTTGCCGTTACCTCCCCTTATTGCTGACCAGAGGCTTAATAAATCTAGGCCCCTGGTCACGGAGGTGCATCAGACTGCTTCTGACCCCAGGCTGGAGAGGGTAGACCCCAGACTGGAACAAAAGGCCAAACAAGCAAGCATTTCAGCTAAAGGCAGCTATATGGAACCGGTGGATTCACATGttacaattaacaaaatgaacgaTCCTCGTCTCCAAAAAGGCCTTCAGTCCAGACTTCATAGATCTCCCAGCTCTGACAGCCAGCACGGGACAACAAGAGAGCCATTATCACCTAAAGGCGATCCTCGCTTGGCAGCAAGATCGTCCATTAGCTCGCCGCCAACATCCGTTAGACCTGTCCAAGAAGCTCTTTCATCGTACGCTCCTAAAGTGTCCCCTTCTAGTAGTCGATTGAGTAGTCCTGGGTCGATACTGAAAAACATCAGTCTGTACAGTCAGCGAGATGGCACCACAACTTCAGCCGATACCGTCCCGCTTCCTGTTGGAGAAAACGGAGATCATCAGAAAAAGACTGTCGATGCGGACAAGCCAAACAAAAGCGAGACGGAGGAAACCGAGGAAACGCAACAGCCGACGGTTAAAAGTCAGGAGGACACTGAGGATAAAATCGACTGTCCAGCAGACAAAACAGAGGCGACAAATAAGACCACAACGTCACAGGCATGCCCCCCACCAGCAGTTCACAACCTCCCCGTCTCCGCTTTGGCCGGACTCATAAGACCTCAGTACAGCGATCCGAGGCAGATCAAACCAGCAGCTCCTGTAAACCAAGCCCAAGACACTACCACCGAGGGCGAAGGTGACGACAAGCCTCTGAAAGACGTTTTCAAAACCTTCGACCCCACGGCTTCACCATTCTGTTAG